In Lathamus discolor isolate bLatDis1 chromosome 1, bLatDis1.hap1, whole genome shotgun sequence, the following are encoded in one genomic region:
- the POU4F2 gene encoding POU domain, class 4, transcription factor 2, with translation MMMSLSSKQPFGLPHGGGGSGSLHETKYSALHSASPCPSAAAAAPAASSPSSNGTSGSAGRGSGPGSSSSGSGSGSGSGPGGGSGGAEAMRRACLPAPPSNIFGGLDESLLARAEALAAVDIVSPSKSHHHHPPHHSPFKPDATYHTMNTIPCTSAASSSSVPISHPSALSGTHHHHHHHHHHHHQPHQALEGELLEHLTPGLALGAMAGPDGAVVSTPGHAPHMAGMNPMHPAALGMAHGHGLPAHMGCMSDVDADPRDLEAFAERFKQRRIKLGVTQADVGSALANLKIPGVGSLSQSTICRFESLTLSHNNMIALKPILQAWLEEAEKSHREKLAKPELFSGAEKKRKRTSIAAPEKRSLEAYFALQPRPSSEKIAAIAEKLDLKKNVVRVWFCNQRQKQKRMKYSAGI, from the exons ATGATGATGTCCCTGAGCAGCAAGCAGCCCTTCGGCCTCCCCCACGGCGGCGGTGGCAGCGGCAGCCTCCACGAAACCAAGTACTCGGCCCTGCACAGCGCCTCGCCCTGCCCCTCCGCCGCAGCTGCCGCCCCAGCCGccagctcccccagcagcaACGGCACCAGCGGCTCCGCCGGACGCGGCTCCGGAcccggcagcagcagctccggcTCCGGCTCGGGTTCCGGCTCcggccccggcggcggcagcggcggcgcgGAGGCGATGCGACGGGCCTGCCTGCCCGCCCCTCCG AGCAATATATTCGGCGGTCTGGACGAGAGCCTGCTGGCCCGCGCCGAAGCCCTGGCAGCGGTGGACATCGTCTCCCCGAGCAagagccaccaccaccacccgcCGCACCACAGCCCCTTCAAGCCGGACGCCACCTACCACACCATGAACACCATCCCCTGcacctcggccgcctcctcctcctcggtGCCCATCTCCCACCCGTCCGCCCTGTCGGgcacccaccaccaccaccaccatcaccaccatcaccaccaccagccccaCCAGGCGCTGGAGGGGGAACTCTTGGAGCACCTGACGCCGGGGCTGGCGCTGGGGGCCATGGCAGGCCCCGACGGCGCCGTGGTCTCCACGCCGGGCCATGCTCCGCACATGGCCGGCATGAACCCCATGCACCCGGCGGCGCTGGGCATGGCCCACGGCCACGGGCTGCCGGCCCACATGGGCTGCATGAGCGACGTGGACGCCGACCCTCGCGACTTGGAGGCCTTTGCTGAGCGATTCAAGCAGCGCCGCATCAAGCTGGGGGTGACCCAGGCCGACGTGGGCTCGGCGCTGGCCAACCTGAAGATCCCGGGGGTGGGCTCCCTCAGCCAGAGCACCATCTGCCGCTTCGAGTCCCTCACCCTCTCCCACAACAACATGATCGCCCTCAAGCCCATCCTGCAGGCCTGGCTGGAGGAGGCCGAGAAGTCCCACCGCGAGAAGCTGGCTAAGCCAGAACTCTTCAGCGGCGCAGAGAAGAAGCGCAAGCGGACCTCCATCGCCGCCCCGGAGAAGCGCTCGCTGGAGGCCTACTTCGCCCTCCAGCCCCGGCCCTCCTCCGAGAAGATCGCCGCCATCGCCGAGAAGCTGGACCTCAAGAAGAACGTGGTCCGCGTCTGGTTCTGCAACCAGCGCCAGAAGCAGAAGCGCATGAAGTACTCGGCTGGCATCTGA